In Hwangdonia lutea, a single window of DNA contains:
- a CDS encoding homogentisate 1,2-dioxygenase, whose product MPFYHKLGNIPHKRHIQFRKPDGSLYYEQLFGTIGFDGMSTNSYHEQRPTQVKEIKKQYSVAPKIALKNNLKSYRLKGFQVKPENDFLESRKTVLINSDCAIILAAPKQSTQDYFYKNTDADELIFIHKGTGKLRTMLGNLDFKYGDYLLIPRGIIYKIDFDTEDNRLFIVESRRPIYTPKRYRNWFGQLLEHAPFCERDIRQPQELETHNENGDFLIKVKKQDDIIEMVYASHPFDVVGYDGYNYPYAFSIHNFEPITGRIHQPPPVHQTFETDAFVVCSFVPRLYDYHPQSIPAPYNHSNIDSDEVLYYVDGDFMSRNDVDAGHISLHPAGIPHGPHPGATERSIGKTKTDELAVMVDTFKPLMVTEEAMKIADEGYHKSWLE is encoded by the coding sequence ATGCCTTTTTATCATAAATTAGGAAATATTCCGCATAAACGTCATATTCAATTCAGAAAACCAGATGGCAGTTTGTATTACGAACAGCTGTTTGGCACCATAGGATTCGATGGTATGTCTACAAACAGTTACCACGAACAGCGCCCCACGCAAGTCAAGGAAATAAAAAAACAATACAGTGTGGCGCCAAAAATAGCCTTAAAAAACAATTTAAAATCTTACCGTTTAAAAGGCTTTCAAGTAAAACCTGAAAACGATTTTTTAGAAAGCCGAAAAACCGTGCTAATCAATAGCGATTGTGCTATCATTTTGGCAGCACCAAAGCAATCCACACAAGATTATTTTTATAAAAATACCGACGCTGACGAATTGATTTTCATCCATAAAGGCACAGGAAAATTACGCACCATGTTGGGTAATCTCGATTTTAAATATGGTGACTACTTGTTGATTCCACGCGGTATTATTTACAAAATAGATTTCGATACCGAAGATAACCGGTTGTTTATTGTCGAGTCACGCCGCCCCATTTACACGCCTAAACGCTACCGCAATTGGTTCGGGCAATTATTGGAGCATGCCCCCTTTTGCGAGCGCGATATTCGGCAACCCCAAGAATTGGAAACGCATAACGAAAATGGCGACTTTTTAATTAAAGTAAAAAAACAAGACGATATTATTGAAATGGTGTACGCCTCACACCCTTTTGATGTTGTGGGTTACGATGGCTATAATTACCCGTACGCCTTTTCAATCCACAATTTCGAGCCTATAACGGGTCGCATTCACCAACCGCCACCGGTGCATCAAACCTTTGAAACCGATGCCTTTGTGGTTTGCAGTTTTGTACCGCGATTGTACGATTACCATCCGCAGTCCATTCCGGCGCCATACAACCACAGCAACATCGATAGCGACGAAGTACTGTACTACGTTGATGGCGATTTCATGAGCCGTAACGATGTCGATGCCGGCCATATTTCGCTGCATCCCGCGGGTATTCCTCACGGGCCGCACCCCGGAGCCACAGAACGCAGCATTGGGAAAACAAAAACCGACGAGCTGGCCGTAATGGTCGATACCTTTAAACCTTTAATGGTTACCGAAGAGGCCATGAAAATTGCCGATGAGGGCTACCATAAATCGTGGTTGGAGTAA
- a CDS encoding patatin-like phospholipase family protein: MNKKAIILTLLLLASLSAKAQPKDTQKHDVKVGLVLSGGGAKGLAHIGVLKVIDSLGVKIDYVAGTSMGAIIGALYASGYSGNQLDSIFKKVDFDKIISDDLPRSSKAFYERNNSERYAITLPFDKLKIKLPSALSRGQNTYSLLSKLTLHVSDVDDFSKLPIPFFCIGTNVETGESVMLDRGNLTQSVMASGAFPSLFQPVIINNQVLIDGGVANNYPIDELKAKGMDIIIGVDVQDGLANREELTSAPEVLLQINNFRTIKDMRIKAKKTDIYIKPDITDFTVVSFSEGEKIIKRGITAAYNKIHALQDLSRYDENKPKFRVNLHTQDSIRINSVTLKGNSKYTRAYVLGKLRLRLNEKIAFKEFYKGVNNLVATNNFDAFQYQFNKSQYSDGYDLTATVNETNITTFLKLGLHYDDLYKSAALVNVTKKRFLFNNDMASLDLVFGDNVRYNFEYLIDKGFYWSVGLRSRFNQFHKNVNAQLFFDDNEIATTGLNKIDIDFQDQTNQFYLQTLIKKDFAFSVGAEHKRLEIKSETVITNNNEFIFENTDYFSAFGTLRLDTYDHKYFPKRGVYFNGDLHMYLLASSFNGTFDDFSIAKADMGYAFSVSNKLAINLKTSGGFKIGDKSTQSLDFALGGYGNNLVNNFIPFVGYDFVALTGNSYVKAHVTADYEIFKNQHITVEGNWANIDNDIFDTGEWFTLPDYRGYALGYAIDTLIGPIQGKFSYSPEAKQSVWFFNVGFWF, encoded by the coding sequence TTGAACAAAAAAGCAATCATATTAACCCTATTGCTGCTCGCTTCACTTTCCGCGAAAGCGCAACCCAAAGACACCCAAAAACACGATGTAAAAGTCGGTTTGGTGTTAAGTGGCGGTGGCGCAAAAGGGTTGGCGCATATCGGCGTACTTAAAGTTATTGATAGTTTGGGTGTTAAAATAGATTATGTTGCGGGCACCAGTATGGGCGCTATTATTGGAGCCTTGTACGCTTCAGGATATTCTGGAAACCAATTAGATTCCATATTTAAAAAAGTAGATTTCGATAAAATAATAAGCGACGACTTACCACGATCGTCCAAAGCCTTTTACGAGCGTAATAACTCCGAAAGATACGCTATAACACTACCTTTTGATAAGCTGAAAATTAAATTGCCCTCGGCACTGTCAAGAGGACAAAACACCTACAGTTTACTGTCTAAACTAACATTGCACGTAAGCGATGTTGACGATTTTAGCAAACTGCCCATTCCGTTTTTCTGCATCGGCACCAATGTGGAAACCGGCGAATCGGTGATGCTGGATCGCGGCAATTTAACCCAATCTGTAATGGCGAGTGGCGCGTTTCCATCGTTGTTTCAACCTGTAATTATTAACAACCAAGTGCTTATTGATGGTGGCGTTGCCAACAATTATCCCATTGACGAGCTCAAGGCAAAAGGCATGGACATTATCATTGGCGTTGATGTACAGGATGGATTGGCCAATAGAGAGGAACTGACCTCGGCACCCGAAGTATTGTTGCAAATCAACAACTTTAGGACCATAAAAGACATGAGAATAAAGGCCAAAAAAACCGATATTTATATAAAACCCGACATAACGGATTTTACCGTGGTTTCTTTTAGCGAAGGCGAAAAAATTATAAAACGGGGTATAACGGCGGCCTATAACAAAATTCATGCTTTACAGGATTTATCGAGATACGATGAAAACAAACCGAAGTTTAGGGTGAATTTACACACCCAAGATTCTATCAGAATTAATTCGGTGACACTAAAAGGAAACAGTAAATACACCCGCGCTTATGTTTTGGGGAAACTGAGGTTAAGATTGAATGAAAAAATAGCTTTTAAAGAATTTTATAAAGGCGTTAACAACCTGGTGGCAACCAACAATTTTGATGCCTTTCAGTATCAATTCAACAAATCTCAATATAGCGATGGCTACGATTTAACAGCAACCGTAAATGAAACTAATATTACCACGTTTTTAAAATTAGGTTTGCATTACGACGATTTATACAAAAGTGCAGCCCTGGTTAATGTGACCAAAAAAAGGTTTCTTTTTAACAACGATATGGCGTCTTTAGATTTGGTTTTTGGAGATAACGTGCGCTATAATTTCGAGTATTTAATCGACAAAGGATTTTATTGGAGTGTTGGTCTGCGGTCGCGCTTTAATCAATTTCACAAAAACGTGAACGCCCAATTGTTTTTTGATGACAATGAAATAGCAACCACGGGACTAAATAAAATAGATATCGATTTTCAAGATCAAACCAATCAGTTTTATTTGCAAACCCTAATAAAAAAAGATTTTGCCTTTAGTGTTGGCGCAGAACACAAGCGTTTGGAGATAAAATCTGAAACCGTTATTACAAACAATAATGAATTTATATTTGAAAACACCGATTATTTTAGTGCTTTTGGAACCTTGAGATTAGACACTTACGACCATAAATACTTCCCCAAACGCGGTGTGTATTTTAATGGCGATTTACACATGTATTTATTGGCTTCAAGTTTTAATGGCACGTTTGACGATTTTTCGATAGCCAAAGCCGATATGGGTTACGCTTTTAGTGTTTCTAATAAATTAGCGATTAATTTAAAAACAAGCGGTGGTTTTAAAATTGGCGATAAATCTACGCAATCCTTAGATTTTGCCCTTGGCGGTTATGGCAATAATTTAGTCAATAATTTTATTCCGTTTGTAGGTTACGATTTTGTGGCATTAACGGGCAATAGTTACGTTAAGGCGCATGTAACAGCCGATTACGAGATTTTTAAAAACCAACACATTACAGTAGAAGGCAATTGGGCAAATATTGATAACGATATTTTTGATACCGGAGAATGGTTTACCCTACCCGATTATCGGGGCTACGCTTTAGGCTATGCTATCGATACTTTAATCGGTCCCATTCAAGGTAAATTCAGCTACTCGCCAGAAGCCAAACAAAGCGTTTGGTTTTTCAACGTTGGGTTTTGGTTTTAG
- the hppD gene encoding 4-hydroxyphenylpyruvate dioxygenase, with amino-acid sequence MSKDIKSVNYGLEKIFKGAQDFLPLLGTDYVEFYVGNAKQASHFYKTAFGFQSYAYKGLETGSKDTVSYVLKQDKIRLVLTTPLNSKSKINDHIVKHGDGVKVIALWVDDARKSYQETTSRGAKSYMEPTVEKDDHGEVVRAGIYTYGETVHMFVERKNYKGTFLPGFREWKSDYNPTPVGLKYIDHMVGNVGWGQMNTWVKWYEDVMGFENFLSFDDKQIHTEYSALMSKVMSNGNGRIKFPINEPAKGKKKSQIEEYLDFYEGAGVQHIAVATDDIISTVSQLRARGIEFLSTPPEAYYKAVPGRLEEHSHELKENIETLKGLGIMIDADEEGYLLQIFTKPVEDRPTLFFEIIQRMGARGFGAGNFKALFESIEREQANRGTL; translated from the coding sequence ATGAGTAAAGACATAAAATCAGTAAACTACGGTTTAGAAAAAATATTTAAAGGCGCCCAAGATTTCTTGCCGCTTTTAGGAACAGACTATGTAGAATTCTACGTAGGCAACGCAAAACAAGCATCCCACTTTTACAAAACCGCATTCGGGTTTCAATCCTACGCCTATAAAGGTTTGGAAACCGGCTCGAAAGACACGGTAAGCTATGTGCTAAAGCAAGATAAAATACGCTTGGTGTTAACCACGCCATTAAACAGTAAATCTAAAATAAACGATCATATTGTAAAGCATGGCGATGGTGTAAAAGTGATTGCACTTTGGGTAGACGATGCTAGAAAATCTTACCAAGAAACCACAAGCCGTGGCGCCAAATCGTACATGGAACCCACGGTTGAAAAAGACGATCACGGTGAAGTAGTTCGCGCAGGTATTTACACCTATGGCGAAACCGTACACATGTTTGTGGAACGCAAAAACTATAAGGGTACATTTTTACCGGGTTTTCGGGAGTGGAAATCAGATTACAACCCTACACCAGTGGGTTTAAAATACATTGACCACATGGTTGGAAATGTAGGTTGGGGACAAATGAATACTTGGGTAAAATGGTACGAAGACGTTATGGGGTTTGAAAACTTTTTATCGTTTGATGATAAACAAATCCATACCGAATATTCCGCACTTATGAGTAAAGTGATGAGTAATGGTAACGGACGTATAAAATTCCCCATTAACGAACCCGCAAAAGGCAAAAAGAAATCGCAAATAGAAGAATATCTCGATTTTTACGAAGGCGCCGGTGTACAACATATTGCCGTAGCGACAGATGATATAATCAGTACGGTATCTCAATTGAGAGCAAGAGGTATTGAGTTTTTATCAACGCCGCCAGAAGCTTATTACAAAGCTGTTCCGGGGCGTTTGGAAGAACACAGCCATGAGTTAAAAGAAAATATTGAAACCCTTAAAGGCTTAGGCATTATGATTGATGCCGATGAGGAAGGCTATTTATTGCAAATATTCACAAAACCTGTGGAAGACAGACCCACGCTATTTTTTGAAATCATTCAACGTATGGGCGCACGCGGTTTTGGCGCAGGAAACTTTAAAGCTCTTTTTGAATCTATTGAACGCGAACAAGCCAATAGAGGGACGCTTTAA